TTCTGGATGTTTTCAGTAAAGAAGGTGTAAAATTAATTACAGGCCCTGGTAGCATGAAGTTCAGGTGCTGCTGACACAGGAGGGTTTGTTAGCCTGTCGACAGTAGCTAACAGGGCACAagcattattattgtttctgatgatgatgtcagagaagaaaGACTGTCTTGCTACATTAAAGGGATCAGATGATCCGGCTCACTTTGATCCTTTTTGGATCACCCTGATCCAGGTACAGATTTAAGGATTATCAAATCCAGATTATCAGATCTTATTTTgtcacttatttttttattgttgatatcagaacaatacagacattacagaagggggtccattgtttttctgtcatgtagaacatttaacccccattcaccctcctcctcccccccccccccccccccccattaccACGCCcaccaaccatgaaacagagcagctggacagagtgaacagagtcagctggtcttcagtcagcagtgtttctcagaccgacacaccacacagagacactgaagaaccaaaCCAGAACAAAAacccaaacccaggatagagaggttcagagaatgtggtgttgaaggtgtggaggtggatcagtgtgtcagaggagactctgtagaaggacagagagccagcaggacagtccacatacactgctactctcttagagacagaggaggaggaggagatctttgtTCTTCTGGGATTGTGCATGACAGAGTAACCTTCATCAGAGCAGaacagactccaggactgattaTTCCATCCAAACATACATTCATCACTGactcctctccttctgattcctctgtaactcactgatacatcaacctttcctctccacttgacctcccagtaacagcgaccagtcagaccagtcctacacagcagctgagaccAGTagtcaaatctgtctggatgatcaggatatgactgaagcttCTCCAAAcatgtcaccttcctgttgttgtcagacagtctGAGGgatctgttcactgtgtttgtgtccagttccagctcacaggcgtctgatggagagaacgagacacaacacagctgcaggttatcatctgttcattcatcaacaactttactgacacttactgagagtcaatcaaacttacagttcatattcagcactgaatgatgtttgacagcactaaaatgtaataatccacttctaatcaagttcaaatgtAGTTACCATGCTGTGAAAAAATACTCATTTTACGTTAAATAactcaacattttaaaagtatttttctgtttttttaaataaacaaactgtaaGATGACATTATCTGTAAAttaacaacccccccccccccccccgttattttattttaacgtttatttctcttttttacagTCAAATTACTCTACAAATGATACattatatattttctgttttctaagaTTACATATTTAATAATCTGTAATTAAATATGTAGCTGGTTAATATAAAGGTGTATGTCCATACCAACAATATGACGTGTTTCTCTCTCATTTTAAGATCTATCTTATTGGTTTTATGTTCATGTGTGCCTGACATTCAAACTCTGTCATTCTGGATATGACTTTGATGATGCAAGACTTCAACCACATTTAAAGGTAAGTTTTCACTTTAGTTTCCCTTTTTTAGGTTCTTTATTTTAGATCAGACCGGTCTGTAAATATTTTGGTTTTAGGTACACAGTCTGTACCTATTTAAAGGTTTTaagtctcttttctttgtgagttaactcttttcttcctcctttaaCAGGTTAGAAAACACACATATTGTCACAGTACCTGCTCCttgactatatatatatatatatatatatatatatatatatgaacgcaaacagacacatttttcgcgcagactttacccagagtttctccgaCCAGACCCCTACAGTCTGTAGTTTGGATACGACGGAGTGTATGAAATTTGTGGTGTTTAAACCAAAAAGCTGTGTTATCTGTTCTGCCTGTAGGTGGCGATAAAGTACTGTATGTTGGTGCTATATGCAGTTGTAGAGTGTCTCCTGTGCCAGAAGCGTGTTGTagccaaggggcaacctccggtctcgaaaaatgaagcctatgcggaagtacaaaaaactgcagttcctcgaggttccgcttgaggctggctgcagaagcgccggaagtgccataagcccacagccaaaaaagccagtttttaccacaggaatcatatttacagcctggttcaaaaaacgagatatatctgataagttgacggccccttctcctcacactgtgggggggggggggggtgattttttttataactcatcggatttttattctattaaggaaaacggctatgctcatatttggttgtgtcagatttgattgacagctctgcgcgctgcatctgtctgtcaggtcagcaggtcaggaggctaacagcttgatccgtctgatttctcctctttcttacttcgtttggagagtttgtttaacacatatctgacaacatacatggcttgctgtgcggttaacagaccatccaagaagttcatgcttcagttttcttcggtaagtgatatagtagtgttatatttactgcttactcgtgtcggtatttatatttacggacctagcttgtttagcgttagcttgtaaaccagtcggctaactgtgtagctcattatttacattatttacggtcaatggtttagaaaggtttgttgttaagatgttgttgaaaataatgagtttgtgtgatgttagaagctaaaggttcagctcggtggttaaccacagactgtaaatatggttatctgacgttatgatgaatgttatactccacgtaaatgtggacattaaaaaacaaactttgtgtagtaattatccgtcagtaacataaactgaactgaacctaatgtgctgtgtaggttatagaggatgacattaaagttacatggttgatgtagtgtctgaagatttgagcaaactgttaacaaattttaaaaatatgcactttgtaagagcatctgtaaccattaagaactatattaataaccatattaattttcactgaactcatacacagaatatagcagtagaaatataaaatataaataacatatggaatgaaaataagatataaagcacatagatataaagtataagaaatagtttgaagaatacagccatgtactgagctcatgttaataataaatgagttactgtatgttctgtactaaagcacagagagttgggacctgttactgatttaaataattcaggttatatttgtttcatgttaagatgaagtactatccacaataaactgcttaatttttcctcacaaaatctgagacaatttgatgtggaatatcattgtgcaagtgagtgagagagctgaaaacagcatgattacaataaggtttatcttcttaactttgaatagatgttgattacctgaatactgtacctttgttgtctgggtagtacactgttgaatttataaatgtgctcttacacacagatgaatacagaaaaatagatgagaacaaaaaaatgatttaatgaataactgatattttctctctttctttgccatcctgaagacctctcactaaaagtccatgttctcctggatccatgtcacatgctcgagcttcttcagaatgacttttcaacagttgaagttctggtgagagaagatggccagcagataagacggcagtacatgaaggagctccacaggcttcaggaggaggaggagggtttgcaccttggaagactgtattcatgctgttcaaataaaactagatctcctccaaacaacttgcaatcaaaccattttcttcccattttaaaaccctttgtccagtttagatgggagaagttgatattatgtgatattgatcagggaagactacatttctaaatcatttttaactgtgtttttagtttttttagttattgatcttatttactctccatgtatcttgatttaagaatggggctgtgtttaagggcatatttttgcaatgactctgttccatcccactttcagaaatgaactacattagtatttatcaaaagaataagaagttgtgtaaaagtagacttccttccctaagctattgagttgagcattaatgcacattttagtcttgtcatttcaaatctgaaatgtatactcataagtagacataaaggagtgcatttatatagaaatatttatttaatctgaaaaacaacattaaaaaaaatctgtttttacagcagagatgaacatgtttacagcttggtacaaaacaaacaaataggtgtgattagctcatgtctcgatggacacacactgtacggggggtgaatgttttgatgactcatcagttttgatttgatgaagaataagagttattcacaataaggcttgtagctgaccagcttgacaggcgggcgcggtgtaacggtttgtcaagaggcttaaaacccgtctcagctccagctctcagtctgtgaatgtcatcactcaggccatccgggggagacctccctcacagcgagctgttgaagagaagcaactgaagtccaccccagaagaaccaacaaatacagatgttgttgaggctcaggtttctctCTGGGCACTAATCCACCAAgtccaataatccacactgtgtctataggagaaatacaaaggtgttcaattaatgcctcagacaagacaaaatgtacagttaactacatgtgacagctcaggctgttttttgttatgagccacatctgcaggaaaaaTATTGATAGCTGCAACtcctaataatagatgccagtcttaaacactattacTGCCAGCTAAAAAATAGAACGATAAAAGATGAAACAAAGACTTTAAGTACTAAAAAGTTAGAAACGAACAGGAGCAACGGTAGCTTGCGCGGTTGACGCATGCGCACTCAGCTATATAAGAAAGCACTAagagaaatgcttttttttttgattgttaGTAAAATAGTAGAAGTAAGTCCTGATAAGTGAAGGGATGAAAATCCTTTGCCTTTTAAGCTTTCACTTGTGTGTCTGCACTTCATGTCAGCTGATCAGAGAAGTTGAGTCAAAAGAAACTCATGACTGTGGAGCAGTGGTGATAGGCGATGCTCTGTCTATGCACTGGTTAAGACTGACCTGACTGACCACAGAATCTGGGGTTGTTATGAGCTGTTAGGGTTCTGGAATGACGAGTCAAAGGACCAAAGGACCAGAGGACAGAATGTTTACTTTGGAATACATGGAAACATGTCAGTTTATATGTCGCCATGGGAACAAACAAGCAGGAAATCCTATTATGGTTTCATTTacataacacaacaaacaaagtcGTCGTTTCATGAGTAAATAGTTCAGTCCTGTTTCTACAGTCAATACACAAATGTACTAAATCAGTTCCTGATACCCCAATATAGCAACAATGTTCATCAGTGCTCTGAAAACTCCACCAACTGTAGCATCCTGGCTTCATTTTgttcatgaaataaataaacaagtctGCTTGTAGTTGTGTTGAAATATTCATAAATGATGTAAGCAGTTACTTTAATtgcaaataagaaaagttttatgATTGATGACGAATCAGGTTACCGTGGGAATTGGATAGCACCAAGACCAATCGAAGAGTCGTTCTCCTCTTAgcagaaaatgtataaaaagaagtgaagcagcaaaaatgaagccaaagagagaaatgataacagaacaaatatacacacaattgaAGTGTTTCTatccatataccatttagttataCACACTAAAGGCTATAATGCATATCTATTGTTTCTTCTAAtaatatgttgagtaaatccagaatgccagatgacatctacaggtgttgtcattcagtttgtgatccaAGGCTGCAGCAGTTTTGTGCCCAGTGGCCTCTGCACTCTTAATTAATCCTGTGCATGATCAGGTgtcattgagattttctttattttgtattctgactgcaggattcttattaagggttaaAGGTCTTCAGTGAAATCAACCTGGACCTGATTTGACTGTGGTCattctgcatcaggatctgctgaactccttttctttaccaaagagactTTAGACACTccacacaaaataacacaagtagatgaaagtctttctcactctccatcagtttatttattacaaggttacacatgagctgtctgaagaacttgtgctacccaacacagaggcctccaaggaaacagagtgacagaaagaagagaagatatcaggagagaaggatgcttacactgtaactgtttcatataaaccctttcaattcaaacgtcatTTTACTGGTTCgtatgtcagcaacaaaacatcaatttaaaaaaagtagagacagatttctgtcaatAGAATTGTCTTATATCCCTTTATAACAGCAGttatacatctgttagtcaatacatacttatgaataCACATTAGTGATGTGAATTTGTATTCCTTTGGATCActtttaccattgcacaggaCTAGCATTCatctccagtgtgaatcatcatttGAGTGGTCAGATGCACTTTTTGCTTAAATATTTTCCCAcattcagagcagctgaagggtttctcttcTGTATGACCTCACGTGTGTGGCCAGAATTCCACTTAAGGTAAATTGCACAggattagcatttctctccagtgtgattCATCATGTGACTGGTCAGATTTCCTTTACGACTAAACCTTTCACCACAATCAGAGCatctgaagggtttctctcctgtatgcaccaacatgtgtctggtcagactTCCTTGCAGGTAAAATCTTGTATCACACTCAAGGCAGGTGAAGAGTTTATCTCCCGTGTGATTTGCCATGTGATATGTCAAACTAGACTCACAGGTAAATCTTTTCTCACACTCAAGGCAGCTGAAAGGTTTCTCTtctgtgtgaactaacatgttTGTGGACAGACTTCCTGTTAGAGTAAAACTGTCACAGCAAACAGAGTTGCTGACGCGTTTCTTCCCTGTGTGAACTACCATGTGTCGGGTCAGATTCCCCTTCcttttaaattgttttccacattgagagcagctgaagggtttttctcctGTATGCACGTGTGTCGTCAGATCTATTCGTTTGCTAAAACTTTCaccacactcagagcatctaaaggatttctctctgtgaattGCCATGTGATTTGACAGACTAGACTCATGGGTAAATCTTTTCTCACACTGAGAGCAGCTGTAGCATTTCACTCCAGTGTGAATCGTCATGTGATTTGTCAGATTTTTCTTATTTCTAAACCTTTTCTCACACTTAGAGCAGCTGAAGAGTTTCTCACCTGGGTGATTTGCCATGTGATTTGTCAAACTAGACTTACGGGTAAATCTTTTCTCACACCAAGAGCAGCTGTAGCGTCTCTCttcagtgtgaatcatcatgtgacTGTTCAGATTTCTCTTAGTACTAAACCTTTTCTCACACTCTGAGCAGCTGAAAGGTTTCTCTACTAAGTGAACTAGCATGTGTGAGGCCAGGattcctttttgtttaaatgcttTACAGCAAATAGAACAACTGAAAGGTTTCTCCCCTGTGTGATTTGCCATGTGATATGTCAAACTAGACTTATGGGTAAACCTTTTCTCACACTGAGAACAGCTGTAGCCTTTCTCTCTGTGAGCCATCATGTGTTGGGTCAGACTTATCTTAGTactaaaccttttaccacactcagagcagttGAAGGGTTTCTCATCTGTGTGAGTTGTCATGTGATATGTCAAACCAGTCCTGTAAGTAAATCTTTTCTCACACTGAGAACAGCTGTAAcgtttctctccagtgtgaatcgTCATGTGAATGGTCAGATTGCTCTTCAAtctaaaccttttaccacactcagagcagctgaagggtttctccccTGTGTGAATTGCCATGTGATCTGTCAAACTAGACTTATGAGTAAACCTTTTCTCACACTGAGAACAGCTGTAGCGTTTCTCtctgtgaatcatcatgtgatTGGTCAGATATCTGTTAATactaaaccttttaccacactcagagcagttAAAGGGTTTCTCCCTTTTGTGACATGTCAAACTAGACTTATTGGCAAATCCTTTCTCATATTGAGAGCAGCTGTAGTCTTCCTCTCCactgtgaatcatcatgtgacTGGTCACATTACTCTTAGaactaaaccttttaccacacttggagcagctgaagggtttttctcccATATGAGTAATCATGTGGCTAGTCAGCTTTCGTtgcaggtaaaacattttaccacactcagagcagggTTTCTCCCTTCTGTGATTTGCCATGTGATATGTCAAATTAGACTTAAAATTgaatcttttaccacactcagagcatttgaagggtttctctcctgtgtgaacaaACATGTGTTGGGTTAGGTATCCTTTTTCTTGAAATGCTTTACCGCAAatagagcagctgaagggtttctccccAGTGTGAATTTTATCGTGTATCTTCAGAGCCCCCTTTTCTCTAAATCGTTTTCCACATTGAGAGCAACTGAAtggtttctctccagtgtgaatcttcatgtgtgtggtcagatgccctttttggttaaatcttttaccgcaCTGAGAGCAACTGAAGGGTTTCTgtccagtgtgaatcatcatgtgaaTGGTCAGATGCCCTTtttggttaaatcttttaccgcaATCCAAGCAACTAtgtggtctcttaccagtctttagtttcttatttttcaagtttaattctgacagatcttctcttgtctctctccaatcatcactgtcatcagtctcaggTTCATCAGATTCTTCAGTCTCGACCTCAATCTCTGGTTGTAAaggtctctctggatctgagtctctctctggttctgctcctccacagtcctctccatcaactcctgtttccatctgttcagtttgtctctgatgaagctgtgaggactgaggtttctcttcatcttcactcttcacagagacaggagtgaaggggaacttggtggtatcagcctcctccagtccttgaagctgttcttcctcctgactgatccacagttcctcatgttcttctttaatgtgttggggcttagtgtcctcctggtccagaatgtggctccactcctgctgctcaggtggaagcacttctttactcaccaatagctgctggacatctgcaggacacagtaaacaaacattaacggtactgcttttttaatattaataagggctgtcaaagtattacatttttaatggctGAAAagtatggagttagatcagtctcaatattcacaaatgcacacacaaatatatttcattctatataaatgtaaaagaaatccacaaataaaaaaataagattcgcAAATCTATTTCTAAttttgtatatatgtaatagaaatcaacaaatatataaagtgttcagtctgcatttacaaactgtttgtcatttgtgaacctcactgcatttgtgtgtgggatttttgagactcccctgccTTGGTtagatcatagactgtaaatattacgggTTAGATTCAcatatgcatttttttcagcagggaaatgtctgtagccaatcagatgtctccttcctattcagccaatcacagaagCGTAGGTTCAAGGGTatgatttaatgtgatcactGTAGCATTGCATCTGTGCATACAGCGATTAGCCTAGCTATCAGACAATCTGATTAAGTCATCTTTATTCTGACCAGCACAAATAGTCTATGATTGTCGTACTGTATGGAAAGTTGTTTATCGTGGTGGCTAGATTGACTGCGTGTCGTTGGTTTAACTGGTGTTGAATAAACTGGTGATATTCCGGCCGATGTGTTGGGGCCGCGGCTTTTGAAGGACCCATTGTTTACTATCGTTATCATGTTCACAACCAGACCAGGCATCTGCAAAGTCAACTATATTTTCTGTCTGACATTCGTtggtttacagtctatggttttaacTTACTTTGTGACTCTGCAAACTCTTACCGAGtagtgtttgtctgtttatagCTCAGAGCGCGTGTGTGGGTGGTGAAGCgagtgaggagagggagagcggatgcgagtgtgtgtgttcgatcggtgtgtgtgtgtgagtcacgTAGTTGATGCCGGGGATCGGGGCAGTGTCACAGCAGAGAAACGAGTCAGTATCTTAAGTGTATGTGCAgtttgagctctgtgtgtgtaataaacGACCTGACTCTCAAGAAACAAGCTGGACTCTCCGTGTCTGCTTACTAGCTGCGGTTCAGTAAAagctttcattcttttttttgagGACCTagtctaaaatgtatttattttttatgaatttttAGAGAATATTTGGGGTATGTAAGCAAAAATGTCTGAGTGgtgcagaggtgtaaagagtactaatatattctactcaagtaaaagtactgttactttgatgaaattttacttaagtacaagtaaaagtaacagtttaaaaatgtactcaaagtaaaagtaacttgtttaaaatgtactttaagtaaaagttactttttttaacaacgcaTCTCTCGTGTGTCGTgaaaaaaggacgagaggatattaatctcaaagtttttttaattaaaggccaATCTTTACaatgatttatcttttcagataaacattttcttttctaccccattgaaaaaacaaaatatacataatgaataaataaccaaggattatatgttcaagtaatcagctgttttatgaagggaaatgtttaaaggctttatatgtgattttttgatccagcagatgtcacccttgagcaccagcatgaaaccaaaacaactcgcgctgcattgttgtgttagcatgctaatgctagcgatctttattatgctcgtatcttcacactgcatgtaaatttacctgaaatgagcgtgatctagaaacacagttaagcagtgagtacagtatgttattcttcttttctctagtccctcaattaaacaacttttatacacgaggggaggagtcagccggccgtcccggcgatgtaaacaaagtgaagataggactctgaaaacatcacagacagtgggactcgggtgttacacccattgtagacagtcatgactcacagagttattttcagaggatatacttgatttctatttaagtgtgaaaaatcacatattaaacCTCCTAAACCTAAGAagtatttaagaaaatactaaaaggatctttgtctcaatcataaaaagtgtaaagagtattttagtgtttttagttttattattctgaggctggttagtctcaaatgcagcctcaaaggctgacttagctgcaactaaacctgagatgaaagataatccatttattgttttaaaatgagcctgTAAGAGTTTAAATGTTAGATGTtttagtctctgtttgtttacctattagctactgaagcttctaactgagtctgtttggtttgaagtatttattttcacacatctgagatgtgttaagttgcagcagcttataacacccaacttcctcatacgtcttcttcaaaataaaagcacatcacagagatGGCAATTAGGgatttttattgtgaaaaactttccggaactaaatgtgt
The Labrus bergylta chromosome 15, fLabBer1.1, whole genome shotgun sequence DNA segment above includes these coding regions:
- the LOC136182783 gene encoding stonustoxin subunit alpha-like; this translates as MRQPRKLPLLLDDNLQLCCVSFSPSDACELELDTNTVNRSLRLSDNNRKVTCLEKLQSYPDHPDRFDYWSQLLCRTGLTGRCYWEVKWRGKVDVSVSYRGIRRRGVSDECMFGWNNQSWSLFCSDEGYSVMHNPRRTKISSSSSVSKRVAVYVDCPAGSLSFYRVSSDTLIHLHTFNTTFSEPLYPGFGFLFWFGSSVSLCGVSV
- the LOC109991668 gene encoding zinc finger protein 585A-like isoform X1 gives rise to the protein MKTKKKLSSARSSSEIEDHDDAKMEVSTESSKRKEPLSAAKNPPATKKKDTDSEEGREGMNEVLDAIKQLTGKVDTLDVQQLLVSKEVLPPEQQEWSHILDQEDTKPQHIKEEHEELWISQEEEQLQGLEEADTTKFPFTPVSVKSEDEEKPQSSQLHQRQTEQMETGVDGEDCGGAEPERDSDPERPLQPEIEVETEESDEPETDDSDDWRETREDLSELNLKNKKLKTGKRPHSCLDCGKRFNQKGHLTIHMMIHTGQKPFSCSQCGKRFNQKGHLTTHMKIHTGEKPFSCSQCGKRFREKGALKIHDKIHTGEKPFSCSICGKAFQEKGYLTQHMFVHTGEKPFKCSECGKRFNFKSNLTYHMANHRREKPCSECGKMFYLQRKLTSHMITHMGEKPFSCSKCGKRFSSKSNVTSHMMIHSGEEDYSCSQYEKGFANKSSLTCHKREKPFNCSECGKRFSINRYLTNHMMIHREKRYSCSQCEKRFTHKSSLTDHMAIHTGEKPFSCSECGKRFRLKSNLTIHMTIHTGEKRYSCSQCEKRFTYRTGLTYHMTTHTDEKPFNCSECGKRFSTKISLTQHMMAHREKGYSCSQCEKRFTHKSSLTYHMANHTGEKPFSCSICCKAFKQKGILASHMLVHLVEKPFSCSECEKRFSTKRNLNSHMMIHTEERRYSCSWCEKRFTRKSSLTNHMANHPGEKLFSCSKCEKRFRNKKNLTNHMTIHTGVKCYSCSQCEKRFTHESSLSNHMAIHREKSFRCSECGESFSKRIDLTTHVHTGEKPFSCSQCGKQFKRKGNLTRHMVVHTGKKRVSNSVCCDSFTLTGSLSTNMLVHTEEKPFSCLECEKRFTCESSLTYHMANHTGDKLFTCLECDTRFYLQGSLTRHMLVHTGEKPFRCSDCGERFSRKGNLTSHMMNHTGEKC
- the LOC109991668 gene encoding zinc finger protein 585A-like isoform X2 produces the protein MKTKKKLSSARSSSEIEDHDDAKMEVSTESSKRKEPLSAAKNPPATKKKDTDSEEDVQQLLVSKEVLPPEQQEWSHILDQEDTKPQHIKEEHEELWISQEEEQLQGLEEADTTKFPFTPVSVKSEDEEKPQSSQLHQRQTEQMETGVDGEDCGGAEPERDSDPERPLQPEIEVETEESDEPETDDSDDWRETREDLSELNLKNKKLKTGKRPHSCLDCGKRFNQKGHLTIHMMIHTGQKPFSCSQCGKRFNQKGHLTTHMKIHTGEKPFSCSQCGKRFREKGALKIHDKIHTGEKPFSCSICGKAFQEKGYLTQHMFVHTGEKPFKCSECGKRFNFKSNLTYHMANHRREKPCSECGKMFYLQRKLTSHMITHMGEKPFSCSKCGKRFSSKSNVTSHMMIHSGEEDYSCSQYEKGFANKSSLTCHKREKPFNCSECGKRFSINRYLTNHMMIHREKRYSCSQCEKRFTHKSSLTDHMAIHTGEKPFSCSECGKRFRLKSNLTIHMTIHTGEKRYSCSQCEKRFTYRTGLTYHMTTHTDEKPFNCSECGKRFSTKISLTQHMMAHREKGYSCSQCEKRFTHKSSLTYHMANHTGEKPFSCSICCKAFKQKGILASHMLVHLVEKPFSCSECEKRFSTKRNLNSHMMIHTEERRYSCSWCEKRFTRKSSLTNHMANHPGEKLFSCSKCEKRFRNKKNLTNHMTIHTGVKCYSCSQCEKRFTHESSLSNHMAIHREKSFRCSECGESFSKRIDLTTHVHTGEKPFSCSQCGKQFKRKGNLTRHMVVHTGKKRVSNSVCCDSFTLTGSLSTNMLVHTEEKPFSCLECEKRFTCESSLTYHMANHTGDKLFTCLECDTRFYLQGSLTRHMLVHTGEKPFRCSDCGERFSRKGNLTSHMMNHTGEKC